One Babylonia areolata mitochondrion, complete genome DNA window includes the following coding sequences:
- the CYTB gene encoding cytochrome b, translated as MRSPIRKIHPVLKLMNAAFVDLPAPSNLSIWWNFGSLLGLCLVIQIVTGLFLAMHYTAHVDLAFSSVIHISRDVSYGWLLRALHANGASWFFICIYLHVGRGMYYGSYLYLHTWNVGVILLLLTMGTAFLGYVLPWGQMSFWGATVITNLLSAIPYIGKMLVEWVWGGFAVDNATLTRFFALHFLLPFAIAGLAMLHLLFLHETGSNNPLGLNSDGEKIPFHSYYTFKDLVGFLTVLFLLSMLALFSPQLLTDPENFIPANPLVTPVHIQPEWYFLFAYAILRSIPNKLGGVIGLVGSILVLFILPFTHFAKFRSTAFYPLSQILFWTFIGIFLILTWIGSCPVEAPYEQIGQIFTALYFIYFIVNPLAQKAWDNILDY; from the coding sequence ATGCGAAGACCTATTCGAAAAATTCATCCTGTTTTAAAATTAATAAATGCTGCGTTTGTGGATTTACCAGCACCATCAAACCTTTCTATCTGATGAAACTTTGGATCTCTATTAGGCTTATGCTTAGTAATTCAAATTGTAACTGGGTTATTTTTAGCTATACATTATACAGCCCATGTTGACTTAGCCTTTAGCTCGGTAATTCATATTAGGCGAGACGTAAGCTATGGGTGGCTTCTTCGTGCCCTTCATGCTAACGGAGCTTCCTGATTTTTCATTTGCATTTACCTACATGTTGGACGAGGAATGTATTATGGATCTTATTTATATCTCCACACCTGAAATGTCGGAGTTATCCTCCTTCTTTTAACAATAGGAACAGCTTTTCTAGGTTATGTATTACCTTGGGGTCAAATGTCTTTTTGAGGGGCAACCGTAATTACTAACCTTCTTTCTGCAATTCCTTATATTGGAAAAATATTGGTGGAATGGGTTTGAGGTGGTTTTGCAGTTGATAATGCAACACTCACTCGATTCTTTGCTCTCCATTTTCTGCTTCCATTTGCTATTGCTGGCTTAGCTATACTTCATTTATTGTTTCTCCATGAAACTGGTTCAAATAACCCTTTAGGTCTTAACAGAGATGGGGAAAAAATTCCATTTCATTCATACTATACTTTTAAGGATTTAGTAGGATTTCTTACAGTCTTATTTCTTCTTTCAATATTAGCTCTTTTCTCTCCTCAGCTACTCACAGATCCTGAAAATTTTATTCCCGCTAATCCCTTAGTAACACCAGTTCATATTCAACCTGAGTGATATTTTCTTTTCGCATATGCTATTTTACGTTCTATTCCTAATAAATTAGGAGGGGTAATTGGTTTAGTTGGCTCTATTTTAGTTCTGTTTATTCTTCCTTTTACTCATTTTGCTAAATTCCGATCTACGGCTTTTTATCCCCTCAGTCAAATTTTATTTTGGACATTTATTGGAATTTTTTTAATTTTAACTTGAATTGGTAGTTGTCCTGTAGAAGCTCCTTACGAACAAATCGGACAAATCTTTACTGCCCTTTACTTTATTTATTTTATTGTTAATCCTCTTGCTCAAAAAGCATGAGACAATATTTTAGACTATTAA
- the ND1 gene encoding NADH dehydrogenase subunit 1: MYLSIVSSLFSYICILLAVAFFTLLERKGLSYMQLRKGPNKVGLMGLPQPIADAAKLLTKEIAKPTMANYSPYFVAPVFSFILALLLWQLYPSLYSCSYFKWGILFFLCVSGMNVYGTLLAGWASNSKYALLGSLRAIAQTISYEVSMALILLFPLFLVGSFNFIEIKESQSLMWFTFLMIPVSFIWFVTCVAETNRAPFDFAEGESELVSGFNIEYGAAGFALIFLAEYANILVMSLFTSLLFLGGSSFILFESDLGFMMKVLFFAFLFIWVRGSYPRFRYDLLMGLTWKGFLPASLCFLLLISVMSYIFYY, from the coding sequence ATGTATCTATCCATTGTTTCTTCTCTATTTTCCTATATTTGTATTTTATTGGCGGTCGCTTTTTTTACGCTTCTAGAACGTAAAGGACTCAGGTATATACAGCTACGCAAAGGACCAAACAAAGTTGGCTTAATAGGTTTACCTCAACCAATCGCTGATGCTGCAAAGCTTTTAACTAAAGAGATTGCTAAGCCAACAATAGCAAATTATTCTCCATATTTTGTAGCCCCTGTTTTTAGGTTTATCTTAGCTCTATTACTTTGACAATTATATCCCAGATTATACTCTTGTAGATATTTTAAATGAGGAATTCTTTTTTTTCTATGTGTCTCTGGTATAAATGTATATGGAACACTATTAGCAGGCTGGGCTTCGAACTCGAAATATGCGTTACTCGGAAGACTACGAGCCATTGCTCAAACTATTTCTTATGAAGTAAGAATAGCTCTTATTCTTTTATTTCCTCTCTTTTTAGTTGGTAGTTTTAATTTTATTGAAATCAAAGAATCACAATCACTCATATGATTTACTTTTCTTATAATTCCTGTTTCTTTTATTTGATTTGTAACTTGTGTAGCAGAAACCAATCGAGCTCCTTTTGACTTTGCTGAGGGGGAGTCTGAACTAGTTTCCGGATTTAATATTGAATATGGGGCTGCTGGGTTTGCTCTTATTTTTTTAGCTGAATATGCAAATATTTTGGTAATAAGTCTTTTTACTTCTCTACTCTTTCTTGGAGGAAGATCTTTTATCCTTTTTGAAAGTGACTTAGGATTTATGATAAAAGTACTATTTTTTGCTTTCCTATTTATCTGAGTTCGAGGTAGGTACCCTCGCTTCCGCTATGACTTACTTATAGGGTTAACTTGAAAGGGATTTTTACCAGCTTCTCTTTGTTTCCTACTTTTAATTAGAGTTATGTCTTATATTTTCTACTATTAA
- the ND4L gene encoding NADH dehydrogenase subunit 4L, translating to MSTFYLSLLSMFGVFMAIVALSLQYKHLLSILLSLEAITMNLFILTFSLTSNITFSGQTSLILITLGACEASLGLAILVSIIRAEGNDYVSSFSMHKC from the coding sequence ATGAGAACATTTTACTTAAGTTTACTTAGCATATTTGGTGTATTTATAGCAATTGTAGCTCTTTCCTTACAATACAAACACCTTCTAAGAATTTTACTAAGCTTAGAAGCAATTACTATAAACCTATTTATCCTGACATTTTCTCTAACTAGAAATATTACTTTTAGCGGTCAAACTTCGTTAATTTTAATTACTTTAGGAGCCTGCGAAGCCAGTCTCGGCCTAGCTATTCTTGTTTCTATTATTCGAGCAGAAGGTAATGATTACGTATCAAGATTTTCTATACATAAGTGTTAG
- the ND6 gene encoding NADH dehydrogenase subunit 6, with amino-acid sequence MSTLIVFSLTLSTLLMLPLMIQPLSLGLVIILSTLLMCLISAITLSSWYGYILFLIYVGGLLVMFAYVAALSPNVLFGSSSPLIFFSVLLLPLTVFFYVYPLVDLSSITYLNFFNELKFLKMHGIEMVSPHMISILIGLAVILLINLIVVVKICYYQHASLRPFN; translated from the coding sequence ATGAGCACCCTAATTGTTTTTAGTCTAACACTTTCTACTCTCTTAATACTACCTTTAATAATTCAACCTCTAAGTCTAGGGTTAGTAATTATTCTATCCACACTTTTGATGTGCTTAATCAGTGCCATTACCCTCTCTTCATGATACGGTTATATCCTGTTTCTTATTTATGTAGGAGGTTTGCTAGTAATGTTTGCTTATGTAGCAGCTTTATCCCCTAATGTGCTTTTTGGAAGGAGTTCTCCATTAATTTTTTTTTCGGTCTTGTTACTTCCTTTAACCGTCTTTTTCTATGTATACCCTCTAGTAGACTTATCATCAATTACTTATTTAAATTTTTTTAATGAACTTAAATTTTTAAAAATACACGGTATTGAAATAGTTTCTCCGCATATAATCTCCATTTTAATCGGGTTAGCAGTTATTCTCCTTATTAACCTAATTGTTGTTGTAAAAATCTGTTATTATCAACATGCTTCTCTCCGCCCATTTAATTAA
- the ND4 gene encoding NADH dehydrogenase subunit 4: MNFSLLFIPVSKLSWYIKMWCLAIASLISLFHLMSPTYTYEASNSLIAYDSMSLILISLTLWISLMMMLASQNSIKINNNNHPMFSATLLTLNLILITTFASSSSLLFYFLFEASLVPTLLLILGWGYQPERLQAGMYMMIYTVTASLPLLFSILWATQSFNSSEMLMMNSLRLYVYNTSSPWAWSFLSLLVFTAFLVKLPMFTVHLWLPKAHVEAPVAGSMVLAAILLKLGGYGILRTYQFFNFISSPMLIIVFSLALWGGVLTSIICFRQIDLKSLIAYSSIGHMSLMLAGVFSNTSWGWSGALILMLSHGFCSSALFALANYTYEKSHTRSLFLNKGMLMLLPALAMWWFLFCVMNMAAPPSINLLGEIFIFPSTIFSSKYYLIPLGLMSFLAALYSMYLYTSIQHGGSPKFIKPFAQFKPTGFTLFFLHWIPGNLLILKSEMLSFWI, from the coding sequence ATGAATTTCAGATTACTTTTTATTCCAGTTAGAAAATTATCTTGATACATTAAAATATGATGTTTAGCTATTGCAAGCTTGATTTCTTTATTTCACCTAATATCCCCCACTTATACTTATGAGGCCAGAAACTCACTAATTGCCTATGATTCTATATCTCTAATTCTTATTTCATTAACATTATGAATTTCCCTAATGATAATGCTAGCTAGTCAAAATAGAATTAAAATTAACAATAATAACCATCCTATATTTTCTGCTACCCTTTTAACTTTAAATTTAATTTTGATTACCACATTCGCTTCTTCAAGAAGCCTTTTATTTTATTTCTTATTTGAGGCCTCTTTAGTTCCGACTTTATTGTTGATTTTAGGGTGGGGATATCAACCAGAACGGCTTCAGGCAGGTATGTATATAATAATCTATACCGTTACAGCTTCTCTACCTCTACTTTTTAGTATTTTATGAGCTACCCAAAGTTTTAATTCTAGGGAAATATTGATAATAAATAGCCTACGCTTATATGTCTACAATACGAGCAGTCCTTGGGCTTGGAGATTTCTATCCTTACTTGTATTCACTGCATTTCTGGTCAAGCTGCCTATATTTACAGTACATTTATGACTTCCTAAAGCGCATGTTGAAGCTCCTGTAGCAGGATCTATGGTCCTTGCTGCGATTCTGTTAAAATTAGGTGGCTATGGTATCCTTCGTACTTACCAGTTTTTCAACTTTATTTCATCACCTATATTAATCATTGTTTTTTCCTTAGCCCTATGAGGAGGTGTTTTAACAAGGATCATTTGCTTCCGCCAAATTGACCTAAAATCTTTAATTGCTTATTCTTCTATTGGACACATATCTTTAATATTAGCCGGAGTTTTCTCAAACACATCTTGAGGATGAAGAGGAGCTCTTATTCTTATACTTTCTCATGGATTTTGTTCCTCAGCACTCTTTGCTTTAGCAAATTATACTTATGAAAAGTCCCACACCCGTAGCTTATTTTTGAACAAGGGAATATTAATGCTCCTTCCAGCTCTAGCTATATGATGGTTCCTTTTCTGTGTCATAAATATGGCAGCCCCTCCAAGAATCAACTTACTTGGCGAAATCTTTATTTTTCCCTCTACTATTTTTAGTTCCAAATATTACCTAATTCCCTTAGGACTAATAAGGTTTTTGGCTGCCCTATATAGTATATACCTTTATACTTCTATCCAACACGGAGGAAGCCCTAAGTTTATCAAGCCATTTGCTCAATTTAAACCTACTGGATTTACACTATTTTTTCTTCACTGAATTCCCGGAAACCTTTTAATTTTAAAAAGAGAAATACTTTCGTTTTGAATTTAA